Proteins encoded in a region of the Candidatus Kryptobacter tengchongensis genome:
- a CDS encoding demethylmenaquinone methyltransferase / 2-methoxy-6-polyprenyl-1,4-benzoquinol methylase — translation MSDSLSKNPFLDKKKVRSLFNSIASFYEIVNKVMSLGLDGGWRNKAVEYAYGLTLDVACGTGELSSRLSCSSRTKKVLATDISEKMIKWGRKNKHFCKDVSFVVSDAENLPFKDEVFDTVSTSFSLRNFEDRLKALNDMMRVIKPGGRFIILDTLKPQMNKILYSLYKFYLMKVIPFLAGILTGDRKSYEYMSKTILNFYTKDDIRKIIESKGFEIEKIEDISFGIVNLIVARKFGDIN, via the coding sequence ATGTCTGACAGTTTATCGAAGAATCCTTTTTTAGATAAGAAAAAAGTGAGGTCTCTTTTCAATTCCATAGCTTCTTTTTACGAAATTGTGAACAAAGTTATGTCTTTGGGACTTGATGGGGGATGGAGAAACAAAGCTGTGGAGTATGCTTATGGGCTAACTCTTGATGTTGCTTGTGGAACTGGTGAGCTATCTTCAAGATTGTCCTGCTCCAGTAGAACTAAAAAAGTTTTAGCCACAGATATAAGTGAAAAGATGATAAAGTGGGGAAGGAAAAATAAGCATTTTTGTAAAGATGTTTCCTTTGTTGTATCAGATGCAGAAAATTTGCCGTTCAAAGATGAGGTATTTGATACCGTATCCACGTCATTCTCTCTGAGAAATTTTGAGGATAGACTAAAGGCTTTGAACGATATGATGAGAGTTATCAAACCCGGGGGAAGGTTTATCATACTTGATACACTAAAACCACAAATGAATAAGATTCTTTACTCTCTCTACAAGTTCTATCTTATGAAGGTGATACCTTTTTTGGCAGGAATTCTAACCGGAGATAGAAAATCCTATGAGTATATGAGTAAAACTATTTTGAATTTTTACACAAAAGATGATATCCGTAAGATAATTGAGAGTAAAGGTTTTGAAATAGAGAAAATAGAGGATATAAGTTTTGGAATAGTTAACCTTATTGTGGCAAGAAAATTTGGTGATATAAATTAA
- a CDS encoding divalent cation tolerance protein produces the protein MQFVVFITVPDEESGVKIARTLVENKLAACVNIIKGVRSIYFWEGKVQDDPELLLVVKTKEYLFDKLKQEVEKIHPYTVPEIIGFKISKSSEKYAKWWDDVTLKEGE, from the coding sequence ATGCAATTTGTAGTCTTCATAACTGTTCCAGATGAGGAAAGCGGCGTCAAGATAGCAAGAACGCTTGTTGAGAACAAATTGGCTGCATGTGTGAATATTATAAAGGGCGTTAGGTCTATATATTTTTGGGAAGGAAAAGTTCAAGATGATCCAGAACTCCTTTTAGTTGTAAAAACAAAAGAGTATCTCTTTGATAAACTCAAGCAGGAAGTAGAAAAAATTCACCCATATACTGTTCCAGAAATCATCGGTTTTAAAATAAGTAAGAGTTCCGAAAAGTATGCAAAGTGGTGGGATGATGTCACGCTGAAGGAAGGAGAATAA
- a CDS encoding Acyl-homoserine lactone (AHL) acylase PvdQ — protein sequence MFVFLIFIILFAFLSSACSEADRSKPYHLSEPVQVIIDECGTPHVFAQSEEDAFYVLGWIQAHYRLFQIDMSRRMAVGRVAEIFPNEITFDKFVRGLGFAEFSRRTYNSFEDTGIAKKIKIFIDGVNRYIDDAIAGREFGGIKARIPPQYQLLGVIPEKLKPEEVVAMGKIRAFALSSSLFTEGILKIFQALFGTDFERKFSLGSLEKVSIVDTFPRSRINPFSESFFDIFKIPRASNNFVISGRITKTGYSYVENDPHLPIPSPAVWLPIHIETPTYSAKGFTFPGVPIVIIGGGKNVCWGVTVVAADVSDVLLTKVKKENERYYVQWGESWKEAEVIEDVVNVGNSDQKKIKYLLVPDLGTIVEPNDQMEQEGFTSALLDVLKINVGGDENLEKEVRGAIKRVIAYGISDVDLAGGSENSIDNYAVLFVWTGFKPTSEVAAFYSHPKARDVFEAISFHRFFQAGAQNFIVADTKGNIAYYPHADYPIRSFEKPYFPELSERGYWQSELNDDFTPRAINPESGYILTANNDPIGTTFDNDPSNDRFYFGPAYDIGTRAKRGVELIEQSKFYIDELTVAKIINDTGSVIARRFLPIFFKFVSKDDVKNFYPDLSTDMLFIYEALENWKDYIESTNSKETLYFESILHMSVAKMVWNNFLTKEFPGILLSVLKKIFPSDPGRVDIFYQVGLPALTKFAFRVFMNYEVSMRILLPMLETPDVCFITPSPDDIRTYFLGNDLCPRNEFLEALSSVADFISKNARICKERDDNGNCVEYKDICKEGRPENCVLGDFAGIRLKYMYEFPGSEKFEPKYNGRKYFPRSMGTSIFYAANFDLMDFSPVKLVEAGGGNIFTRSVTQWYIKFAEPDPDKDYISWEHEGDGQSLHYFCVLKPTGTELWYSIPGGASDDPSDEYFALMVESWACSKEWLEGVTDGYCALPKNIEQKLKEKLGVKELTEKERMLSIFSKLETDFEKLISGDYWVSPVCTGRRQYLIFRP from the coding sequence ATGTTTGTATTTCTTATTTTTATTATCTTATTTGCGTTTTTATCTTCTGCCTGTAGTGAAGCTGATAGAAGCAAGCCATATCATCTTTCAGAACCTGTTCAGGTTATAATAGACGAGTGTGGAACTCCTCATGTTTTTGCTCAAAGTGAAGAAGATGCGTTTTATGTCCTTGGGTGGATACAGGCTCACTATAGACTTTTCCAAATAGATATGTCAAGAAGAATGGCCGTTGGTAGAGTTGCCGAGATATTTCCTAATGAAATTACTTTCGATAAGTTCGTCAGAGGACTTGGATTCGCTGAATTTTCAAGAAGAACTTATAACAGTTTTGAGGATACAGGTATAGCCAAAAAGATAAAGATATTCATTGATGGGGTTAATAGATATATAGATGATGCCATAGCTGGCAGAGAATTTGGAGGAATTAAAGCGCGTATCCCACCTCAGTATCAGCTACTTGGCGTTATCCCTGAAAAGCTGAAACCTGAGGAAGTAGTTGCTATGGGAAAAATCAGAGCTTTTGCACTCTCATCTTCTTTGTTCACAGAGGGAATATTGAAAATATTTCAAGCTCTTTTTGGAACAGATTTTGAAAGGAAATTTTCTCTTGGTTCCCTTGAAAAGGTTAGTATTGTGGATACTTTCCCAAGGAGTAGGATTAATCCTTTTTCTGAAAGTTTTTTTGATATATTTAAGATACCACGAGCTTCTAACAACTTTGTTATATCTGGTAGGATTACCAAAACTGGATACTCCTATGTTGAAAATGACCCTCATCTTCCTATTCCTTCTCCTGCAGTTTGGTTGCCAATACACATAGAAACTCCAACTTATTCAGCCAAAGGATTTACATTTCCGGGAGTACCTATTGTAATTATTGGTGGCGGTAAAAATGTTTGCTGGGGAGTGACAGTTGTTGCTGCAGATGTTTCCGATGTTCTTCTGACAAAAGTCAAGAAAGAGAATGAAAGATACTATGTCCAATGGGGTGAATCATGGAAGGAAGCGGAAGTTATTGAGGATGTAGTGAATGTTGGTAATTCTGATCAGAAAAAAATTAAATACTTGCTTGTTCCAGATCTTGGCACTATTGTTGAACCAAATGATCAGATGGAGCAAGAAGGTTTCACTTCCGCATTGTTAGATGTTCTTAAAATAAATGTGGGGGGAGACGAGAATCTTGAAAAGGAAGTAAGAGGTGCTATAAAAAGAGTTATAGCCTATGGTATAAGTGATGTTGATCTTGCAGGTGGTTCGGAAAACAGTATAGATAATTATGCTGTCTTGTTCGTTTGGACGGGATTCAAGCCGACATCTGAAGTTGCTGCTTTTTATTCACATCCAAAGGCAAGAGATGTTTTTGAAGCTATATCGTTTCACAGATTTTTCCAAGCGGGCGCGCAAAACTTTATAGTCGCAGATACAAAAGGAAACATAGCATATTATCCGCATGCAGATTATCCTATCCGCTCGTTTGAAAAACCTTATTTTCCTGAACTTTCTGAAAGAGGTTATTGGCAAAGTGAATTGAATGATGATTTCACACCGCGGGCTATAAATCCAGAGTCTGGATACATCCTTACTGCCAATAATGATCCCATAGGAACAACATTTGATAATGATCCATCTAATGATAGGTTTTATTTTGGCCCCGCATATGATATCGGAACTCGTGCCAAGCGAGGAGTTGAACTCATAGAGCAATCAAAATTTTACATAGATGAACTGACAGTCGCAAAGATAATAAATGATACAGGTTCAGTAATAGCTCGCAGATTCTTACCTATTTTTTTCAAGTTTGTATCTAAAGACGATGTGAAGAATTTCTACCCTGATTTAAGCACAGATATGCTTTTCATATATGAAGCTCTTGAAAATTGGAAAGATTATATAGAATCTACAAATTCAAAGGAAACACTTTATTTTGAGTCTATACTCCATATGTCTGTTGCAAAGATGGTCTGGAATAATTTCCTGACGAAAGAATTTCCTGGAATTCTCCTGAGTGTTCTGAAAAAGATTTTCCCGTCTGATCCGGGTAGAGTTGATATATTCTATCAGGTTGGTCTTCCAGCACTCACTAAATTTGCCTTTAGAGTTTTTATGAATTATGAGGTTTCAATGAGGATACTTCTTCCTATGCTTGAAACACCTGATGTATGTTTTATAACTCCTTCACCGGATGATATCAGAACATACTTTTTAGGAAATGACCTATGCCCGAGGAATGAGTTTTTAGAAGCTCTATCTTCTGTTGCTGATTTCATATCCAAGAATGCTAGAATATGTAAGGAAAGAGACGATAACGGGAATTGCGTTGAATATAAAGATATATGTAAAGAAGGAAGACCTGAAAATTGTGTTTTAGGAGATTTTGCAGGTATCAGACTCAAGTATATGTATGAATTCCCTGGATCTGAAAAATTTGAACCAAAGTATAATGGTAGAAAATATTTTCCAAGAAGTATGGGAACTTCTATTTTTTATGCTGCTAACTTTGATCTTATGGATTTTTCTCCTGTTAAACTTGTAGAGGCGGGAGGAGGAAACATTTTTACCAGATCTGTGACCCAATGGTATATAAAATTTGCTGAACCTGATCCAGATAAAGATTATATATCATGGGAACACGAAGGAGATGGGCAAAGCTTGCATTACTTTTGTGTTCTCAAGCCAACAGGGACAGAACTATGGTATTCTATTCCAGGCGGAGCTTCAGATGATCCATCTGATGAATATTTTGCACTTATGGTTGAATCTTGGGCGTGTTCTAAAGAGTGGCTTGAAGGTGTTACTGATGGTTATTGTGCGCTTCCGAAAAACATAGAGCAAAAACTCAAAGAAAAGCTAGGTGTAAAGGAACTAACAGAAAAAGAGAGAATGCTTTCTATTTTCTCAAAGCTTGAAACAGATTTTGAAAAACTTATCTCTGGAGACTACTGGGTTTCTCCTGTTTGCACCGGAAGAAGACAATACCTTATATTCAGACCTTGA
- a CDS encoding Glu/Leu/Phe/Val dehydrogenase, dimerisation domain, with protein sequence MSYIQELLSKLEEKNRNEPEFLQAAKSFISSLEPTVKRHPEFVKAKIYERIIEPDRIIVFRVVWLDDKGDIQINRGYRVQFNNAIGPYKGGLRFHPSVNISIMKFLAFEQVFKNSLTNLPMGGAKGGSDFDPKGKSDALSNIFSPCLKIIEGQQLNNHDLYHKNSPDD encoded by the coding sequence ATGTCTTACATACAAGAGTTGCTTTCAAAGTTAGAGGAAAAAAATCGGAACGAACCTGAGTTTCTTCAGGCAGCAAAAAGCTTTATATCATCGTTAGAACCGACAGTTAAAAGACATCCAGAATTTGTAAAAGCCAAAATATATGAAAGAATAATTGAACCAGATAGGATCATAGTATTCAGAGTGGTATGGTTAGATGATAAGGGAGATATACAAATTAATCGGGGATACAGAGTACAGTTTAACAACGCAATAGGTCCATACAAAGGGGGTTTAAGATTTCATCCTTCTGTAAATATAAGCATAATGAAATTTTTAGCGTTCGAGCAAGTATTCAAAAATTCTCTTACAAACTTGCCTATGGGTGGAGCCAAAGGAGGATCGGATTTCGATCCAAAGGGTAAATCAGATGCTTTGTCTAATATTTTTAGCCCTTGCCTTAAGATTATTGAAGGACAACAGCTCAACAACCATGATTTATATCATAAAAATTCTCCAGATGACTGA
- a CDS encoding Ligand-binding SRPBCC domain-containing protein yields the protein MVTLRQYGLQYELRAEQVVRKNLLDVFDFFSKATNLEIITPQFLNFRILNVSTPDVQEGTIINYSLKLYGIPFRWRTLITNWVPPNRFTDIQIKGPYSLWKHDHFFVAIDENNTKVIDEVIFMIPFPRISNLIVGKWVCGRVREIFEYRQKVIDELMNRKKE from the coding sequence ATGGTAACTCTAAGACAATATGGACTTCAATATGAGCTAAGAGCAGAGCAGGTTGTAAGAAAAAATTTGCTCGATGTATTTGATTTCTTTAGTAAAGCGACAAACTTAGAAATAATAACTCCCCAATTTTTGAACTTCCGTATACTTAATGTAAGTACTCCAGATGTTCAGGAGGGAACAATTATTAACTACAGTCTTAAGCTATATGGTATTCCTTTCCGCTGGCGCACTTTGATAACTAACTGGGTTCCTCCAAATAGATTTACAGATATCCAAATTAAAGGTCCTTATTCATTGTGGAAGCATGACCATTTTTTCGTAGCAATCGATGAAAATAATACAAAAGTCATTGACGAAGTGATTTTTATGATTCCATTTCCAAGAATATCTAATCTAATCGTAGGAAAATGGGTTTGTGGCAGAGTTAGAGAAATTTTTGAATACAGACAGAAAGTCATAGATGAACTGATGAACAGAAAAAAGGAATGA